A DNA window from Solanum lycopersicum chromosome 3, SLM_r2.1 contains the following coding sequences:
- the LOC101268748 gene encoding pentatricopeptide repeat-containing protein CRR2, chloroplastic-like: MLSSITTSWLARKHTIIGGIIQIHHYHQHLNSTQHYASLLQSCIARKAVQPGKQLHAHLCLTGLGYNINLATKLVNLYCVCDKLPNAHHLFDRIPKGNIFLWNVLIRGYAWNGPYEAAISLYHQMIDYGHVPDNFTFPFVLKACSALSAIEVGKDIHDYAKRTKWDKDVFVGAALIDMYAKCGCVSRSREVFENVVERDVVVWNSMLAAYSQNGHPEDCLALCGEMACGGIRPTEATLVTAISASADVAALRQGRELHGYSWRQGFDSLDKVKTALVDMYAKSGSVKVARILFEGLQEKRVVSWNAMITGYAMHGHANAALCLFNEMVGKAKPDHITFVGVLSACNHGGLLSEGRMYFDSMAKDYGIEPTIQHTTCMVDLLGHSGRLDEAYGLITQMKVMPDAGVWGAFLNSCKIHGYVEFAELALERLIELEPDDAGNYVILSNIYAQAGRWEGVAKLRELMNERGVKKTTAYSWIEVKNKVHAFLSGDTSHPMSDEIYAELQSLGARMVQAGYVPNITPVFHDVEDDEKSRMVCSHSERLAIAFGLISTPPGTKLLITKNLRVCEDCHVAIKFISKLTEREITIRDVNRYHHFKDGICSCGDYW, encoded by the coding sequence ATGCTATCATCAATTACTACAAGTTGGTTGGCTCGTAAGCATACAATCATTGGAGGGATCATTCAAATTCATCACTATCATCAACACTTAAACTCAACTCAACATTATGCTTCTCTTCTCCAATCTTGCATTGCTCGAAAAGCAGTTCAGCCTGGAAAGCAGCTCCATGCGCATCTATGCCTCACGGGTTTAGGCTACAATATCAATTTAGCAACAAAGCTTGTTAATCTTTATTGTGTTTGTGACAAATTGCCGAATGCCCATCACCTGTTTGATAGAATTCCTaaaggaaatatttttctttggaaTGTTTTGATTCGTGGGTATGCTTGGAATGGACCATATGAGGCTGCAATTTCTCTGTATCATCAAATGATTGATTATGGTCATGTGCCTGATAATTTTACTTTTCCGTTTGTACTTAAAGCGTGTTCGGCCTTGTCTGCGATTGAAGTGGGGAAGGATATACATGATTATGCGAAGAGAACGAAGTGGGATAAGGATGTTTTTGTGGGTGCTGCTCTTATTGACATGTATGCTAAATGTGGTTGTGTTAGTAGGTCGAGGGAGGTGTTTGAGAATGTCGTTGAGAGGGATGTAGTTGTTTGGAATTCAATGCTTGCTGCTTACTCACAAAATGGTCACCCTGAGGATTGTTTGGCTTTATGTGGTGAAATGGCTTGCGGAGGTATTAGACCCACGGAGGCGACCTTAGTGACTGCGATTTCTGCTTCTGCTGATGTTGCAGCTCTTCGACAGGGGAGGGAGCTTCATGGGTATAGTTGGAGACAGGGTTTTGACTCTCTTGACAAAGTGAAGACAGCACTTGTGGATATGTATGCCAAGAGTGGGTCTGTGAAGGTTGCTAGGATCTTGTTCGAAGGACTCCAGGAGAAAAGAGTAGTTTCTTGGAATGCTATGATCACTGGATATGCAATGCATGGTCATGCTAATGCAGCACTTTGCCTGTTTAATGAGATGGTTGGCAAAGCTAAGCCGGATCATATAACTTTTGTAGGTGTTTTATCAGCTTGTAATCATGGAGGTCTGTTGAGTGAAGGGAGGATGTATTTTGATTCAATGGCAAAAGATTATGGAATTGAACCGACTATTCAGCACACTACATGCATGGTTGATCTGCTAGGTCATTCTGGTCGCTTAGATGAGGCTTATGGACTTATAACGCAGATGAAAGTTATGCCGGATGCTGGTGTCTGGGGTGCATTTCTTAATTCATGTAAAATCCATGGTTATGTGGAATTTGCAGAATTGGCATTAGAGAGGTTGATTGAGCTTGAGCCTGATGATGCAGGCAATTATGTGATCCTATCTAATATTTATGCCCAAGCAGGTAGATGGGAAGGTGTTGCAAAGCTTAGAGAACTAATGAACGAAAGAGGTGTAAAGAAAACCACCGCGTACAGTTGGATTGAAGTTAAAAACAAAGTACATGCATTTCTCTCTGGGGATACATCTCATCCTATGTCTGACGAGATTTATGCAGAGCTACAGAGCTTAGGAGCACGAATGGTACAAGCTGGCTATGTCCCAAACATTACGCCAGTTTTCCATGATGTGGAAGATGATGAGAAGAGCAGAATGGTGTGCAGCCACAGTGAAAGGCTAGCAATTGCTTTTGGACTAATTAGTACACCCCCAGGGACAAAGTTGTTGATCACCAAGAATCTCCGAGTTTGCGAGGACTGTCATGTTGCGATCAAGTTTATCTCAAAGTTAACAGAGAGAGAAATCACTATCAGAGATGTCAATCGCTATCATCATTTCAAAGATGGCATCTGTTCTTGTGGAGATTATTGGTGA
- the LOC101268458 gene encoding cytosolic sulfotransferase 5-like — MADEESNSNISQSSEEKDDALINELPSALFWDAMEIRKWQGFWFEPGLIKCAMKFSSSFQAGNDDVLLASAPKTGTTWLKALCLCILHQNHNIPENEDLLTKDNPQFHVQTVESSIYSTKPTPDLYSTPSPRLIHSHLPFHFLPNSIINSNCKIVCVARNPKDTLVSLWHFFNSIFRGNQEPYPLEKAVDEFCTGVHQYGPYFENVLGYWLESQKRPEKILFLKYEEMIKDPKEQVRKLGLFLGKPFEKEEDLEKVVWRCSLERLRNLEVNKNGSVIYGVPNASYFRKGIVGDWKNYLNPEMENRINQTTHLKFKDSGLEFEELLES, encoded by the coding sequence ATGGCTGATGAAGAATCAAACTCCAATATTTCGCAGTCATCAGAAGAAAAGGATGATGCTCTAATAAACGAGCTGCCAAGTGCTCTGTTTTGGGATGCTATGGAGATTAGAAAATGGCAAGGGTTCTGGTTCGAGCCCGGCCTAATCAAATGTGCTATGAAATTTAGTTCCTCCTTCCAAGCTGGGAATGACGATGTTTTATTAGCATCAGCTCCAAAGACCGGTACGACTTGGCTCAAAGCCCTTTGTCTCTGTATCTTGCACCAGAATCATAACATCCCCGAAAATGAAGATCTGTTAACTAAAGACAATCCACAATTTCATGTTCAGACCGTTGAATCCTCCATTTACTCCACAAAACCAACTCCTGATCTGTATTCCACGCCATCTCCAAGACTTATCCACTCACATTTGCCTTTCCATTTCCTTCCAAATTCCATCATCAATTCCAACTGCAAAATTGTTTGCGTAGCCCGAAACCCAAAGGACACATTGGTCTCTCTATGGCATTTTTTCAATTCCATTTTCAGGGGAAATCAAGAACCTTATCCCCTGGAAAAGGCGGTTGACGAGTTCTGCACAGGGGTTCATCAATACGGTCCGTATTTTGAAAATGTATTGGGTTATTGGTTAGAAAGTCAGAAGAGGCCTGAGAAGATACTGTTCTTGAAATACGAAGAGATGATAAAGGACCCGAAAGAGCAGGTGAGGAAATTGGGATTGTTTCTGGGGAAGCCATTCGAGAAGGAAGAGGATTTGGAAAAAGTTGTGTGGAGGTGTAGTTTGGAGAGATTGAGGAACTTGGAAGTGAATAAAAATGGCTCTGTTATTTATGGAGTTCCGAATGCTAGTTATTTCAGGAAAGGGATTGTTGGCGATTGGAAGAATTACTTGAATCCTGAAATGGAAAATCGAATTAATCAAACAACACATCTCAAGTTTAAAGACTCTGGATTAGAGTTCGAGGAATTACTTGAATCCTGA